From one Leifsonia sp. 1010 genomic stretch:
- the carA gene encoding glutamine-hydrolyzing carbamoyl-phosphate synthase small subunit, producing MLVLEDGKRYVGRAYGARGRTLGEAVFATGMTGYQETLTDPSYAGQIVLMTAPHIGNTGTNDEDMESRQIWVAGYVVREPSRVVSNFRAQRSLDDDLVAQGVVGISGIDTRAVTRHIRSAGAMRAGVFSGDDFALSDSEQLDLVLAGAPMKGRNLSAEVSTIEPYTVPAVGEKVGSVAVLDLGVKKSTLENLAARGLDVHVLPQQVSAQDVLDLGVSALFFSNGPGDPQASDKHVALLQETLRAGLPYFGICFGNQLLGRALGLDTYKLPFGHRGINQPVLDKRTGRVEITAQNHGFAVKAPIDASFDSPAGFGRVEVSHFSLNDNVVEGLNCLDLNAFSVQYHPEAAAGPHDANYLFDRFLDMVRAQHADQSASTENQENA from the coding sequence GTGCTCGTCCTCGAAGACGGAAAACGGTACGTCGGCCGGGCCTACGGCGCCCGCGGGCGCACGCTCGGCGAGGCCGTGTTCGCCACCGGGATGACCGGGTACCAGGAGACGCTAACCGACCCGTCGTACGCGGGCCAGATCGTCCTCATGACGGCGCCGCACATCGGCAACACCGGCACGAACGACGAGGACATGGAGTCGCGCCAGATCTGGGTCGCCGGCTACGTCGTGCGCGAGCCCAGCCGCGTCGTCTCCAACTTCCGCGCCCAGCGGAGCCTCGACGACGACCTCGTCGCCCAGGGCGTCGTCGGGATCAGCGGCATCGACACGCGCGCCGTGACCCGTCACATCCGCTCGGCCGGTGCCATGCGCGCCGGCGTCTTCTCGGGCGACGACTTCGCGCTGAGCGACAGCGAGCAGCTGGACCTGGTGCTCGCCGGAGCGCCCATGAAGGGCCGCAACCTGTCGGCCGAGGTGTCGACGATCGAGCCGTACACCGTCCCGGCCGTCGGCGAGAAGGTCGGCTCGGTGGCCGTCCTCGACCTCGGCGTGAAGAAGTCCACGCTGGAGAACCTCGCCGCCCGCGGGCTCGACGTCCACGTCCTCCCGCAGCAGGTGTCCGCGCAGGATGTGCTCGACCTCGGCGTCTCGGCACTGTTCTTCTCGAACGGCCCCGGCGACCCCCAGGCCTCCGACAAGCATGTCGCGCTCCTGCAGGAGACCCTGCGCGCCGGGCTGCCGTACTTCGGCATCTGCTTCGGCAACCAGCTGCTCGGCCGCGCGCTCGGCCTCGACACCTACAAGCTGCCGTTCGGTCACCGCGGGATCAACCAGCCGGTGCTCGACAAGCGCACCGGCCGTGTGGAGATCACCGCGCAGAACCACGGCTTCGCGGTGAAGGCACCGATCGACGCGTCCTTCGACTCGCCCGCCGGCTTCGGCCGCGTCGAGGTGAGCCACTTCTCCCTCAACGACAACGTCGTCGAGGGCCTGAACTGCCTCGACCTGAACGCCTTCAGCGTGCAGTACCACCCCGAGGCGGCCGCGGGCCCGCACGACGCCAACTACCTCTTCGACCGCTTCCTGGACATGGTGCGCGCTCAGCACGCCGACCAGTCCGCCAGCACCGAGAACCAGGAGAACGCCTGA
- a CDS encoding dihydroorotase: MDERFLIGGATLADGTRTDLLVEGGRIVETGTGLSAAGATAIDADGLLALPGLVDLHTHLREPGYEQSETVLTGTRAAAAGGFTAVFAMANTSPVADTAGVVEQVLSLGEAAGYATVRPIGAVTVGLEGERLAELGAMAQSRARVRVFSDDGKCVSDPLLMRRALEYVKAFDGVIAQHAQEPRLTEGAQMNEGALSGELGLAGWPAVAEESIIARDVLLAEHVGSRLHVCHVSTAGSVDVIRWAKARGIDVTAEVTPHHLALTEELATGYDARYKVNPPLRSREDVEALRAGLADGTIDIVATDHAPHPVESKDCEWDAAAFGMVGLESALSVVQASVVDNGMLGWADIARVLSATPAKIGRLDGHGAPLAAGAAANLFLYDPTASRTFSTGDLAGKGVNSPYLGLTLPGRVVATFHQGRATVLDGTVVDAERLAAGAGVTAHG; encoded by the coding sequence GTGGACGAGAGATTCCTGATCGGCGGCGCGACGCTGGCCGACGGCACCCGAACGGACCTTCTGGTCGAGGGCGGCCGGATCGTGGAGACCGGCACCGGGCTGAGCGCTGCGGGTGCGACGGCGATCGACGCGGACGGGTTGCTGGCGCTGCCCGGGCTCGTCGATCTGCACACGCACCTGCGCGAGCCCGGCTACGAGCAGAGCGAGACCGTCCTGACCGGTACGCGCGCCGCCGCCGCGGGCGGTTTCACGGCGGTGTTCGCCATGGCGAACACGTCGCCGGTGGCCGACACCGCGGGCGTGGTGGAGCAGGTGCTGAGCCTCGGCGAGGCCGCCGGCTACGCGACCGTCCGCCCGATCGGCGCCGTGACGGTGGGCCTGGAGGGCGAGCGCCTCGCCGAGCTGGGCGCGATGGCGCAATCCCGTGCCCGCGTCCGGGTGTTCTCCGACGACGGCAAGTGCGTCTCCGACCCGCTGCTGATGCGCCGGGCGCTGGAGTACGTGAAGGCGTTCGACGGCGTCATCGCCCAGCACGCGCAGGAGCCGCGCCTGACCGAGGGCGCCCAGATGAACGAGGGCGCACTCTCGGGCGAGCTGGGTCTTGCCGGCTGGCCGGCGGTGGCCGAGGAGTCGATCATCGCCCGGGATGTGCTCCTCGCCGAGCACGTCGGCTCGCGCCTGCACGTCTGCCACGTCTCGACGGCCGGCAGCGTCGACGTGATCCGCTGGGCGAAGGCCCGCGGGATCGACGTGACCGCCGAGGTCACGCCGCACCACCTCGCTCTCACCGAGGAGCTGGCGACCGGCTACGACGCGCGCTACAAGGTGAACCCGCCGCTGCGCAGCCGGGAGGACGTCGAGGCGCTCCGCGCGGGCCTCGCCGACGGCACGATCGACATCGTCGCCACCGATCACGCTCCGCATCCCGTCGAGTCGAAGGACTGCGAGTGGGATGCCGCCGCGTTCGGCATGGTCGGCCTCGAGTCGGCGCTCTCGGTGGTGCAGGCATCGGTCGTGGACAACGGGATGCTCGGCTGGGCCGACATCGCGCGCGTCCTGTCCGCCACCCCGGCGAAGATCGGCCGGCTGGACGGCCACGGCGCGCCGCTGGCCGCCGGCGCTGCGGCGAACCTCTTCCTCTACGACCCGACCGCGTCGCGCACGTTCTCGACCGGCGACCTCGCGGGCAAGGGCGTCAACTCGCCCTACCTCGGGCTGACGCTGCCCGGACGTGTCGTGGCGACCTTCCACCAGGGCCGGGCGACCGTGCTCGACGGCACCGTGGTCGACGCCGAGCGGCTGGCCGCCGGAGCGGGGGTGACGGCGCATGGATAA
- a CDS encoding aspartate carbamoyltransferase catalytic subunit, whose protein sequence is MRHLLSTRDLPREDAIRLLDIAEDMADVQDREVKKLPTLRGKTVVNLFFEDSTRTRISFEAAAKRLSADVINFSAKGSSVSKGESLKDTAQTLQAMGADAVVIRHGSSGAPQTLAASGWIDAGIVNAGDGTHEHPTQALLDAFTMRRRLHGTSSRGKDLDGVSVAIVGDILHSRVARSNVWLLRTLGAHVTLVAPPTLLPVDVSGWPATVGYDLDAAIAEGPDVVMMLRIQAERMNAAFFPTTREYTRRWGLDEERLGRLRADSIVMHPGPMNRGLEISAAAADSPRSTVREQVANGVSVRMAALYLLLSGAGPEQVRPGGVR, encoded by the coding sequence ATGAGGCACCTGCTCTCCACCCGCGACCTCCCGCGTGAGGACGCCATCCGGCTGCTCGACATCGCCGAGGACATGGCGGATGTGCAGGACCGCGAGGTCAAGAAGCTCCCGACCCTGCGCGGCAAGACCGTCGTCAACCTGTTCTTCGAGGACTCCACGCGAACGCGCATCTCGTTCGAGGCCGCCGCGAAGCGCCTCTCGGCCGATGTGATCAACTTCTCGGCGAAGGGCTCCAGCGTCTCGAAGGGCGAGAGCCTCAAGGACACCGCCCAGACGCTGCAGGCGATGGGCGCGGACGCCGTGGTGATCCGCCATGGGTCGTCCGGCGCCCCGCAGACCCTCGCGGCGAGCGGCTGGATCGACGCGGGCATCGTCAACGCCGGCGACGGCACGCACGAGCACCCGACGCAGGCGCTGCTCGACGCGTTCACGATGCGCCGCCGCCTCCACGGCACCTCATCGCGCGGCAAGGACCTCGACGGCGTGAGCGTCGCGATCGTCGGCGACATCCTCCACTCGCGCGTCGCGCGCTCGAACGTGTGGCTGTTGCGCACGCTCGGCGCCCACGTCACGCTGGTCGCACCGCCGACCCTGCTGCCGGTGGATGTGTCCGGCTGGCCGGCCACGGTCGGCTACGACCTCGACGCGGCGATCGCGGAGGGACCCGACGTCGTGATGATGCTCCGCATCCAGGCCGAGAGGATGAACGCCGCGTTCTTCCCGACCACACGCGAATACACGCGACGCTGGGGGCTGGACGAGGAACGGTTGGGCCGGCTGCGGGCCGATAGCATTGTGATGCACCCTGGGCCGATGAACCGCGGGCTGGAGATCTCGGCCGCGGCCGCGGACTCCCCGCGCTCGACGGTCCGGGAGCAGGTCGCGAACGGCGTCTCCGTGCGGATGGCAGCCCTGTACCTGCTGCTGTCGGGTGCAGGTCCCGAACAGGTACGGCCCGGCGGTGTGAGGTGA
- the pyrR gene encoding bifunctional pyr operon transcriptional regulator/uracil phosphoribosyltransferase PyrR → MTARTVLQQADIARALTRISHEILESNRGTDDLVILGIPTRGVVLARRIAENIQRIEPAAIASPADIVGALDVTMYRDDLSRHPTRTPQPTSLPGPIDGKTVVLVDDVLFSGRTIRAALDAVSDLGRPRAVRLAVLVDRGHRELPIRADFVGKNLPSAASERIYVRLADVDGDESVTIEDPNAEPNATQGVDA, encoded by the coding sequence ATGACAGCGCGCACCGTGCTGCAACAGGCTGACATCGCCCGGGCGTTGACTCGGATCTCTCACGAGATCCTGGAGTCCAACCGGGGAACGGACGACCTGGTGATCCTCGGGATCCCGACCCGCGGCGTCGTGCTCGCGCGGCGGATCGCCGAGAACATCCAGCGAATCGAACCGGCGGCCATCGCGTCGCCGGCGGACATCGTGGGCGCGCTCGACGTGACAATGTACCGCGACGACCTCTCGCGGCATCCCACCCGCACGCCGCAGCCCACCTCGCTGCCGGGGCCGATCGACGGGAAGACCGTCGTGCTGGTGGACGACGTGCTGTTCTCGGGCCGGACCATCCGGGCGGCCCTGGATGCCGTGAGCGACCTCGGCCGGCCCCGGGCCGTGCGCCTCGCCGTGCTGGTCGACCGCGGCCACCGCGAGCTGCCGATCCGCGCCGACTTCGTGGGCAAGAACCTGCCGTCGGCCGCGTCGGAGCGCATCTACGTGCGGCTCGCCGATGTCGACGGCGACGAGTCGGTCACCATCGAGGACCCGAACGCCGAACCGAACGCGACGCAGGGGGTCGACGCATGA
- a CDS encoding thioredoxin domain-containing protein has product MSGVRTSLRRRIARAAAAAVLAVGIVSGVAACSLLGGASNVPVATDKPPTGTEGAVDFDGGFITAGDGEKKVDIWFDAMCPVCGAFEQTNGETLAKAVDDGSITLRLHPLTFLDPASNGTGYSTRAAAALTCVAVTDQSAVLPFYQALFTDQPEENSDGLTDKQLAKRASDAGAGDITSCLADSGPYQAWAQANTANSQKGPIEVDGTKVLDAIKGTPTVLVNGKQYPGGITDKKAFTAFLADH; this is encoded by the coding sequence ATGAGCGGCGTGCGGACGAGCCTCCGTCGCCGGATCGCCCGCGCGGCGGCTGCCGCCGTGCTGGCGGTCGGCATCGTCTCCGGCGTCGCGGCGTGCTCGCTGCTGGGCGGAGCATCCAATGTCCCGGTGGCCACCGACAAGCCTCCGACGGGCACGGAGGGCGCTGTCGACTTCGACGGCGGCTTCATCACCGCGGGCGACGGCGAGAAGAAGGTCGACATCTGGTTCGACGCGATGTGCCCGGTGTGCGGTGCGTTCGAGCAGACGAACGGCGAGACGCTGGCGAAGGCGGTCGACGACGGGTCGATCACGCTCCGGCTGCACCCGCTGACGTTCCTCGACCCCGCATCCAACGGCACCGGATACTCGACCAGGGCGGCCGCGGCGCTGACCTGCGTCGCGGTGACGGACCAGAGCGCGGTGCTGCCGTTCTACCAGGCGCTGTTCACCGACCAGCCGGAGGAGAACTCCGACGGGCTCACGGACAAGCAGCTCGCGAAGCGTGCGAGCGACGCCGGCGCGGGGGACATCACCTCCTGCCTGGCCGACAGCGGTCCGTACCAGGCGTGGGCGCAGGCCAACACGGCGAACTCGCAGAAGGGCCCGATCGAGGTCGACGGCACCAAGGTGCTCGACGCGATCAAGGGGACGCCGACCGTGCTCGTGAACGGGAAGCAGTATCCCGGCGGCATCACCGACAAGAAGGCGTTCACGGCGTTCCTCGCCGACCACTGA
- the nusB gene encoding transcription antitermination factor NusB yields the protein MSARTKARKRALDVLYSADLRQTPLRQALATEAERAANEPAREASWLYAREILDGVIEHEDEIDELIETYAQGWTLARMPAVDRAILRIGVWEVLFNDEVPEGVAISEAVEAATVLSTDDSAGFVNGLLAKIAQTRSV from the coding sequence ATGAGCGCTCGGACCAAGGCGCGCAAGCGCGCGCTCGACGTGCTCTACAGCGCCGACCTGCGGCAGACACCGCTGCGGCAGGCGCTGGCGACGGAGGCGGAGCGCGCGGCGAACGAGCCGGCGCGTGAGGCGTCCTGGCTGTATGCACGAGAAATCCTCGACGGGGTCATCGAGCACGAGGACGAGATCGACGAACTGATCGAGACGTACGCCCAAGGCTGGACGCTGGCGCGCATGCCCGCCGTCGACCGCGCGATCCTGCGCATCGGCGTGTGGGAGGTGCTGTTCAACGACGAGGTGCCCGAGGGCGTCGCGATCTCCGAGGCCGTCGAGGCGGCCACAGTGCTCTCGACCGACGACTCGGCCGGGTTCGTGAACGGGCTGCTCGCCAAGATCGCCCAAACGAGGTCGGTATGA
- the efp gene encoding elongation factor P, whose translation MASTADIKNGVVLSIDGQLWSVIEFQHVKPGKGGAFVRTKLKNVTTGKTVDRTYNAGAKVEITNVDRRDYQYLYQDGADFVFMDTSDYDQITIPGPVVGEAANFMLENQNVTVALHEGSPLYVELPASVVLEITYTEPGLQGDRSTGGTKPATVETGYQIQVPLFLETGTKVKVDTRTGDYLGRVND comes from the coding sequence TTGGCCTCTACCGCTGACATCAAGAACGGCGTCGTCCTCAGCATCGACGGACAGCTCTGGAGCGTTATCGAGTTCCAGCACGTCAAGCCGGGCAAGGGCGGCGCGTTCGTCCGGACCAAGCTGAAGAACGTCACCACCGGCAAGACCGTCGACCGCACGTACAACGCCGGCGCCAAGGTGGAGATCACCAACGTCGACCGCCGCGACTACCAGTACCTGTACCAGGACGGCGCCGACTTCGTGTTCATGGACACCTCGGACTACGACCAGATCACCATCCCGGGCCCGGTCGTCGGCGAGGCCGCCAACTTCATGCTCGAGAACCAGAACGTCACGGTCGCGCTGCACGAGGGCTCGCCGCTCTACGTCGAGCTCCCTGCGTCTGTCGTGCTGGAGATCACCTACACCGAGCCGGGCCTCCAGGGCGACCGCTCTACCGGCGGCACCAAGCCCGCGACGGTCGAGACCGGCTACCAGATCCAGGTCCCGCTGTTCCTCGAGACCGGCACCAAGGTCAAGGTCGACACCCGCACGGGCGACTACCTCGGCCGCGTCAACGACTGA
- a CDS encoding type II 3-dehydroquinate dehydratase, with amino-acid sequence MTSILVLNGANLGRLGTREPDVYGSGTLGDLRAVLAEDAGDDTIDLRQTDDEGQLLRWLHEAADTGAPVILNAGAWTHYSYAVRDAVSLVTKAGVTVIEVHLSNPHAREEFRHTSVLSAVATGVIAGFGFESYRLALAFIRRNAR; translated from the coding sequence ATGACGAGCATCCTCGTCCTCAACGGAGCCAACCTCGGGCGCCTCGGAACCCGAGAGCCCGACGTCTACGGCTCGGGCACCCTCGGCGACCTGCGCGCCGTCCTCGCGGAGGACGCGGGCGACGACACGATCGACCTGCGCCAGACCGACGACGAAGGTCAGCTGCTGCGCTGGCTGCACGAGGCGGCCGACACGGGCGCGCCCGTCATCCTGAACGCCGGGGCGTGGACGCACTACTCCTACGCGGTTCGGGATGCGGTGTCGCTCGTGACGAAGGCGGGAGTCACCGTGATCGAGGTGCACCTGTCGAATCCGCACGCCCGCGAGGAGTTCCGCCACACCAGCGTGCTGAGCGCCGTGGCGACCGGCGTCATCGCCGGGTTCGGCTTCGAGTCGTACCGGCTGGCGCTCGCGTTCATTCGCCGAAACGCCCGCTGA
- the aroB gene encoding 3-dehydroquinate synthase produces MTDAPTEILVPGAHPYPVIVGRGLRLELADHLGNAVNKVLVVHPPTLGAAAAELRESLIGRYEVLLAEVPDAEAAKRVEVASFLWGIMGQADFTRSDAVIGFGGGAVTDLAGFVAATWLRGVKLIQVPTTLLGMVDAAVGGKTGINTAEGKNLVGAFYAPDAVICDLDTLTSLPKNEILAGFAEVVKYGFIAEPEILDIIEADVDRATDPETPELRRLVELSIGIKARVVGEDFTEQGLREILNYGHTLGHAIEHAERYQWRHGAAVSVGMVFAAELARLSGRLSDEVVDRHRRILESLTLPVSYPLGRWQTLLATMQRDKKARGSMLRFIVLDDVARPTVLAGPDQSLLFAAYQEVGS; encoded by the coding sequence ATGACCGACGCCCCCACCGAGATCCTGGTCCCCGGCGCGCACCCGTACCCGGTGATCGTGGGCCGCGGGCTCCGGCTGGAGCTCGCCGACCACCTCGGGAACGCGGTCAACAAGGTGCTTGTCGTGCACCCGCCGACCCTGGGCGCCGCGGCGGCCGAACTACGCGAGTCGCTCATCGGGCGCTACGAGGTGCTGCTCGCCGAGGTGCCGGATGCGGAGGCGGCCAAGCGCGTCGAGGTGGCGTCGTTCCTCTGGGGCATCATGGGGCAGGCCGACTTCACCCGATCTGACGCCGTCATCGGGTTCGGCGGCGGTGCCGTCACCGATCTGGCCGGATTCGTGGCCGCGACCTGGCTGCGCGGCGTGAAGCTGATCCAGGTCCCGACGACGCTGCTCGGGATGGTGGATGCGGCGGTCGGCGGCAAGACCGGCATCAACACCGCGGAGGGCAAGAACCTCGTCGGGGCGTTCTACGCACCGGATGCGGTGATCTGCGACCTCGACACCCTGACATCCCTCCCGAAGAACGAGATCCTCGCCGGGTTCGCGGAGGTCGTGAAGTACGGCTTCATCGCCGAGCCGGAGATCCTGGACATCATCGAGGCCGACGTCGACCGGGCGACCGACCCGGAGACGCCGGAGCTGCGCCGGCTGGTGGAGCTGTCCATCGGCATCAAGGCGCGCGTCGTGGGGGAGGACTTCACCGAGCAGGGGCTCCGCGAGATCCTCAACTACGGCCACACCCTCGGGCACGCCATCGAGCACGCCGAGCGGTACCAGTGGCGCCACGGGGCCGCCGTCTCCGTCGGGATGGTCTTCGCGGCGGAGCTCGCCCGGCTGAGCGGGCGGCTGAGCGACGAGGTCGTCGACCGGCACCGCCGCATCCTGGAGTCGCTGACCCTGCCGGTGTCGTATCCGCTGGGCCGCTGGCAGACTCTGCTGGCCACGATGCAGCGCGATAAGAAGGCGCGGGGCAGTATGCTGCGGTTCATCGTGCTCGACGACGTCGCCCGGCCCACCGTGCTGGCCGGTCCGGACCAGAGCCTGCTGTTCGCCGCATACCAGGAGGTGGGCTCGTGA
- a CDS encoding shikimate kinase yields the protein MSSELTTPVVLIGPPAAGKTRVGKRLARRLHLPFVDTDAVVVAQHGPIPALFAEHGEPYFRQLERAAVAEAVREPGVVSLGGGAVLDPATQADLAETRVVLLTVRPEAIARRIDNGKRPLVTDLESWKRLVAARSDLYHSLADYTADTSSRPIDTIVEEIAAWVESQKEGHA from the coding sequence GTGTCGTCCGAGCTCACGACGCCCGTCGTCCTGATCGGCCCGCCCGCGGCCGGCAAGACGCGGGTCGGCAAGCGTCTCGCGCGCCGGCTGCACCTGCCGTTCGTCGACACGGACGCCGTCGTGGTGGCGCAGCACGGCCCCATTCCTGCGCTGTTCGCCGAGCACGGGGAGCCGTACTTCCGCCAGCTGGAGCGGGCGGCGGTCGCCGAGGCGGTGCGCGAACCGGGCGTCGTGTCCCTCGGCGGGGGAGCCGTGCTCGATCCCGCGACCCAGGCCGACCTGGCCGAGACCCGCGTGGTGCTGCTGACCGTGCGACCGGAGGCGATCGCCCGCCGCATCGACAACGGCAAACGGCCGCTGGTGACCGACCTCGAGTCGTGGAAGCGGCTCGTCGCCGCCCGCAGCGACCTCTACCACTCGCTCGCCGACTACACGGCCGACACCTCGTCGCGTCCCATCGACACCATCGTCGAGGAGATCGCGGCCTGGGTCGAGTCGCAGAAGGAAGGACACGCATGA
- the aroC gene encoding chorismate synthase, whose amino-acid sequence MLRWLTAGESHGPELIAVLEGLPAGVPVSLDAIRADLARRKLGYGRGARMKFEQDALEVSGGVRHGLSLGSPIALRIGNTEWPKWVDVMSPEPIDPEVLKSGRGAALTRPRPGHADLVGMQKYGFDEARPILERASARETAARVSLGAVARSFLNELGITLVSHTLSIGPVRVPEGSPLPRPSDVDTLDADPLRCFDPATSERMVAEVDAAHKDGDTLGGVVEVLAYGVPPGLGSHVHWDRKLDAQLAAALMGIQAIKGVEIGDGFLTTTRRGSEAHDELVAGDGAIARTSDKAGGTEGGMSTGGVLRVRAGMKPIATVPHALRTVDVATSEAAPAHHQRSDVCAVPAAGVVAEAMVALVLANAVLEKFGGDSIGETARNLHAYLASIPENLTTERVSAPYA is encoded by the coding sequence ATGCTTCGTTGGCTCACGGCCGGGGAATCCCACGGTCCCGAACTCATCGCCGTCCTGGAGGGTCTTCCCGCCGGGGTCCCGGTCTCGCTCGACGCGATCCGTGCCGATCTGGCGCGTCGCAAGCTCGGGTACGGCCGCGGTGCGCGCATGAAGTTCGAGCAGGATGCGCTGGAGGTCTCCGGCGGCGTCCGCCACGGTCTGAGCCTCGGCAGCCCGATCGCACTGCGCATCGGCAACACCGAGTGGCCGAAGTGGGTCGACGTGATGAGCCCGGAGCCGATCGACCCGGAGGTGCTGAAGTCGGGCCGTGGCGCCGCGCTCACCCGTCCGCGTCCCGGTCACGCCGACCTCGTCGGCATGCAGAAGTACGGCTTCGACGAGGCCCGACCGATCCTGGAGCGCGCGAGCGCCCGCGAGACCGCCGCCCGCGTGTCCCTCGGCGCCGTCGCGCGCTCGTTCCTGAATGAGCTGGGCATCACCCTGGTCAGCCACACCCTTTCCATCGGTCCGGTCCGCGTTCCGGAGGGCTCCCCGCTGCCGCGCCCGTCGGACGTCGACACGCTCGACGCCGACCCGCTGCGCTGCTTCGACCCGGCCACCTCCGAGCGCATGGTCGCCGAGGTGGATGCCGCGCACAAGGACGGCGACACGCTCGGCGGCGTCGTCGAGGTGCTCGCGTACGGCGTCCCGCCGGGGCTCGGCTCGCACGTCCACTGGGACCGCAAGCTCGACGCACAGCTCGCCGCGGCGCTCATGGGCATCCAGGCGATCAAGGGCGTCGAGATCGGCGACGGGTTCCTCACCACGACGCGTCGCGGGTCGGAGGCGCACGACGAGCTCGTCGCGGGCGACGGCGCGATCGCGCGCACCAGCGACAAGGCGGGCGGCACCGAGGGCGGAATGAGCACCGGTGGCGTGCTCCGCGTCCGTGCCGGCATGAAGCCGATCGCGACCGTCCCGCACGCGCTGCGCACGGTGGATGTGGCGACCAGCGAGGCCGCACCGGCGCACCACCAGCGCTCCGACGTCTGCGCGGTTCCGGCCGCCGGAGTCGTGGCGGAGGCCATGGTCGCTCTCGTCCTCGCGAACGCCGTGCTCGAGAAGTTCGGCGGCGACTCGATCGGCGAGACGGCCCGCAACCTCCACGCGTACCTGGCCAGCATCCCGGAGAACCTCACGACCGAGCGCGTCAGCGCCCCCTACGCCTGA
- a CDS encoding shikimate dehydrogenase, translating to MSDTSKQRRDEDLAEPAVLEDDTVEDSQADEADEQAAVEDGVSEASAEASIAALVEAERERQAEEAAVEDAEEAVEREAPHDEPEDEAEGEDEAEPESEPETAAEPEPAPEPAKAPAKQPTKISAKSTASKPRKPKAPSRKLAVLGSPIAHSKSPQLHQAAYEALGMDWSYEAIDVTEDALPEFIAGLGPEWRGLSLTMPLKKAVLPLLTETDRIAEQTGGANTVLLDGEAVRGFNTDVAGIVRALQAAGLEQAHYVHILGGGATAASALVAAAELGADRVDAHVRDLERSAWIEPLANQLGLRVRIRPFSQADRSLDVPDLVISTLPGGTTTEAVYTDSTRRRSILFDVAYEPWPTPLARQWESVGGRVVSGLAMLAHQALLQVRVFVSGDPLQPLEDEEAVLAAMLDAVGIDAQGAPLEA from the coding sequence ATGAGTGACACGAGCAAGCAGCGGCGCGACGAGGACCTGGCGGAGCCCGCGGTGCTCGAGGACGACACGGTCGAGGACTCGCAGGCAGACGAGGCCGACGAGCAGGCGGCCGTCGAGGACGGCGTGTCCGAGGCATCGGCGGAGGCGTCGATCGCCGCGCTCGTCGAGGCTGAGCGGGAGCGCCAGGCCGAGGAGGCAGCGGTCGAGGATGCGGAGGAGGCCGTCGAGCGGGAGGCGCCGCACGACGAGCCGGAGGACGAGGCGGAGGGCGAGGACGAGGCGGAGCCGGAGTCCGAGCCCGAGACTGCGGCAGAGCCGGAACCCGCGCCCGAGCCGGCGAAGGCTCCCGCGAAGCAGCCGACCAAGATCTCCGCGAAGTCGACAGCATCCAAGCCCCGCAAGCCGAAGGCCCCGAGCCGCAAGCTCGCGGTGCTCGGGTCGCCGATCGCCCACTCCAAGTCGCCGCAGCTGCACCAGGCCGCGTATGAGGCGCTCGGGATGGACTGGTCGTACGAGGCCATCGATGTCACCGAGGACGCACTGCCGGAGTTCATCGCGGGCCTCGGCCCGGAGTGGCGCGGGCTGTCTCTGACCATGCCGCTGAAGAAGGCCGTACTCCCGCTCCTCACCGAGACCGACCGCATCGCGGAGCAGACCGGGGGAGCGAACACCGTGCTCCTCGACGGCGAGGCGGTCCGCGGCTTCAACACCGACGTCGCCGGCATCGTCCGAGCCCTGCAGGCGGCCGGGCTCGAGCAGGCGCACTACGTCCACATCCTGGGCGGGGGAGCGACCGCAGCGTCGGCGCTCGTCGCGGCGGCGGAGCTCGGCGCCGACCGGGTGGACGCGCACGTGCGCGACCTGGAGCGCAGCGCCTGGATCGAACCGCTGGCGAACCAGCTCGGCCTGCGGGTGCGCATCCGTCCGTTCTCCCAGGCGGACCGCTCGCTGGACGTGCCCGACCTCGTCATCAGCACCCTGCCGGGCGGCACCACCACCGAGGCGGTCTACACCGACTCCACGCGGCGCCGGTCCATCCTGTTCGACGTCGCGTACGAGCCGTGGCCCACGCCGCTGGCCCGCCAGTGGGAGTCGGTGGGCGGCCGCGTCGTTTCCGGCCTCGCCATGCTGGCCCACCAGGCCCTTCTGCAGGTGCGGGTGTTCGTCTCGGGCGACCCGCTGCAGCCGCTGGAGGACGAGGAGGCCGTGCTCGCGGCCATGCTGGACGCGGTCGGCATCGACGCGCAGGGCGCTCCGCTGGAGGCCTGA